In Gemmatimonas sp., the DNA window ACGCTTCTCAAAAACACCGGTATGGCGCCCTGTGTACGTGGTCGGCTCAGCAGTAGGCGCGTCGATGGGAGTTGTTTGCGATGTGTAGTCGTTGGTCACAACCGCCATATTGCCAACGGCACGCACAAGCACATTCTCGTGCTTAAGGGAAATCATTCGCGCCGACGGTTTGTCTCGCTGCTGCGTAAAAAAGTTCAACACCTGCGCGCGGTCAGACTTGCGCCCGCTTGCGCCCGTGAAGACGTAGTCGTCCGGTATGACATGCTGGAGGAACGTGATGTCACGGCTCGCAACTGCTTTGTCGTATGCGGCGACGAACGCACGCACCTCTTGCTCCGCTTTGCTGCTTTGGGCGGCGACTGCAAAAGGCGAAATAACGATCGAAAGTGCGATCGTGAGTGACTTTTGGATCTTCATTGCTGGTCCTCGCGAGATTGCCGCCCAGCGACAAGCTTATGCAGCGGGCGCTCCACTGAAAAACTCGCGTAGCGCGCTACCGACTACGCCCGACTGCGGCGAGCATCATTATGCAGCGACCTCGATCACCGTCGCATACGCATGCGGCTCTGGCACAGCCATACCCTCGGCGCGAAGCCCTTCCAGATGAAATTCGATGGCCTCACGCATGGTGCGCTCCACCGCGTCGCGCGTGGAACCCGTCGCCACACAGCCCAGGACGTCCGGCGCGTACGCCGAGAATCCTGAGGCCGTCTGCTCAACAACGATCAGTAGCTTCATGACGTCAGCCCTGCCTGCTTGAGGATGCTGTTCAACGTGCCGGGTGCCAGATCGTCGCGCGGATGGCCTGCGACGGTGACCAACCCCGCCTTGGTGGGATGCTTGTACTGCTGTTGACTTCCCCGCGTTCGCACGAGAAACCAGCCATCGTCGGTCAGCAGGCGAAGTACATCGCGAACCTTCATGCAAGCAAGATCGGGCAGGGCTTCCAGAGGGTCAAGCTGCGGGGCAACCGACCTCGCCCGACTACCCGCGACTTGCCCGGATAATCTCCAGCATCTCGGCCACATTCGTGATCTTCACCCGCGGCCGCCCTACGGCCGCTCCGCGTGCCTGCTCTTCCCGGTCGAGCGTCTGCCAATCGCTCCAGCTGGTGACGGTCACCTGCCGTTCCGCGAGCAGCGCGTCAATCGAGGACACGTCAACTCGGTGTGCAGGAAGGGCGCCGGCCGCGACATCGGCGAGCACCTGCGTCACGGTGTCCGTTGCACACAGCTTATTCGTGCCGATGATCCCCTGCGGGCCGCGCTTGATCCATCCCGCCACGTACAGCCCCGGCACGGGCGTCGCGCTCCCCACCTGCTCCACCACTCGGCCGTTCAGGTTTGGCACCACACCGTTTCGCTCGTCGAAGGGCACACCGGGAATGGCCCTCCCCTTATAGCCAACCGAGCGAAACACGACCCCCACTGGCAGCGTGAACGTTTCGTCGGTCGCCACCGCGCGCACGCTACCGCGCCCGTCCGATTCGAGGCGATTGCGCACGATGGTCATGCCGTCCACGCGCTCCGTTCCCGACAAGGCGACGGGTGACGCATTGAAGTGCAGCACCACCTGCCGTGCAGCGCCGGTTCGCGGCCGCGCGGCCCAGTCGCGCAGCACGTCGAGATTCTTGGCCGGGTTGCGGTCTTCCATAGCCGCCAGCTGCGCTTCGCTCGCTGCATCGAGTTCCAGATCGCGCGGGTTTACCACCACATCTACGCCTTCGAGTTCACCCAGCTCACGCAGTTCCGGGGTGGTGCAGGCCGCCTGCACCGGACCACGACGGGCGACGAGGTGAATGGTGTGCACCGCCGCCTGGGCGAGCGCCTGCAGCGCGTGATCGGCGAGATCGGTACCCGCGAGCACGCTCGTGGGCTTGGCGAGAATGCGCGCCACGTCCATGGCCACGTTGCCGATCCCCACCACCGCCACCTCGCGCTGCGCCAAGTCGAAGTGGGCATCGGCGTAGTCGGGGTTCCCGTTGTACCAGGCGACGAA includes these proteins:
- a CDS encoding FAD-dependent oxidoreductase, with the translated sequence MSIPLANVRVAIVGSGPAGFYAAEALQKAAPDIAIDLIDRLPTPFGLVRGGVAPDHPKIKSVTRIFDRIASHVGFRYLGHVRVGTDVSLDELRERYHVVLLAYGADTDRLLGIPGESLPGSHAATEFVAWYNGNPDYADAHFDLAQREVAVVGIGNVAMDVARILAKPTSVLAGTDLADHALQALAQAAVHTIHLVARRGPVQAACTTPELRELGELEGVDVVVNPRDLELDAASEAQLAAMEDRNPAKNLDVLRDWAARPRTGAARQVVLHFNASPVALSGTERVDGMTIVRNRLESDGRGSVRAVATDETFTLPVGVVFRSVGYKGRAIPGVPFDERNGVVPNLNGRVVEQVGSATPVPGLYVAGWIKRGPQGIIGTNKLCATDTVTQVLADVAAGALPAHRVDVSSIDALLAERQVTVTSWSDWQTLDREEQARGAAVGRPRVKITNVAEMLEIIRASRG
- a CDS encoding type II toxin-antitoxin system HicA family toxin, translated to MKVRDVLRLLTDDGWFLVRTRGSQQQYKHPTKAGLVTVAGHPRDDLAPGTLNSILKQAGLTS
- a CDS encoding type II toxin-antitoxin system HicB family antitoxin translates to MKLLIVVEQTASGFSAYAPDVLGCVATGSTRDAVERTMREAIEFHLEGLRAEGMAVPEPHAYATVIEVAA